A region of Panicum virgatum strain AP13 chromosome 8N, P.virgatum_v5, whole genome shotgun sequence DNA encodes the following proteins:
- the LOC120686336 gene encoding transcription factor bHLH18-like produces the protein MLFAFFFSFMIEVMDEPNQWNSSESLHPEPDDHQDELAYMYQQDEHAGMQQVFQDPDALRHTLAMPGFQRFGSASALPNLSFGGAAAAVKNEQGQPSLSRSSILSFGARPAAATTLSFSGGEDWPDVPVEGVPPERRSRSHLSTLEHVAAERKRREKMQQQFVALATMVPDLTKTDKISILGSTIQYVKQLEKKVKTLENQSARITASDSTGGSTDSQQAPGPSGSTHGVGSSIPTVEASIHDDTVLLKICCERRSGVLVMIISELESLGLSIMNTSVFPFSNSYFSITITAKARIPYYIFPRPH, from the exons ATGCtctttgccttttttttctctttcatgATCGAGGTGATGGATGAACCAAATCAATGGAACTCATCAGAGTCATTACACCCG GAACCTGATGATCACCAGGACGAGTTAGCATACATGTACCAGCAAGATGAGCACGCCGGGATGCAGCAGGTGTTCCAAGACCCAGACGCACTGCGCCACACGCTGGCCATGCCCGGTTTCCAGAGGTTTGGGAGTGCCTCGGCATTGCCGAACCTGTCGttcggaggagcggcggcggcggtcaagaACGAGCAAGGGCAGCCGTCGTTGTCGAGGTCGAGCATCCTCTCGttcggcgcgcggccggcggcggctacaACGCTCAGCTTCTCGGGAGGAGAAGACTGGCCGGACGTCCCCGTCGAAGGGGTGCCGCCGGAGAGGCGGAGCCGGTCGCACTTGAGCACGCTGGAGCACGTCGCCGCCGAGCGCAAGCGGCGTGAGAAGATGCAGCAGCAGTTCGTGGCGTTGGCCACCATGGTCCCTGACCTCACCAAG ACGGACAAGATCTCTATCCTTGGGAGCACCATCCAGTACGTGAAGCAGCTTGAGAAGAAGGTGAAGACACTAGAGAATCAAAGCGCAAGGATAACTGCCTCTGACTCCACCGGCGGCTCAACCGACAGCCAGCAGGCACCAGGTCCCAGTGGGAGCACCCATGGTGTCGGCAGCTCCATCCCGACCGTTGAGGCGAGCATCCATGATGACACCGTCCTGCTGAAAATCTGTTGCGAGAGGAGGAGCGGAGTGTTGGTGATGATCATCTCCGAGCTCGAGAGCTTGGGCCTCTCCATCATGAACACCAGCGTCTTCCCGTTCAGTAACTCGTATTTCAGCATCACCATCACTGCCAAGGCAAGgataccatattatatattcCCACGTCCTCATTAG